One genomic segment of Amycolatopsis sp. WQ 127309 includes these proteins:
- a CDS encoding TetR/AcrR family transcriptional regulator yields the protein MRQMIDVAEQVFSARGYAAASMDEIAELVGVSKPMLYEYFNSKEGLLLACIQESRAVLREVTEQAMVGATSAEDALRRGLLAFFVFIRERRQAWSLLRHEMALIGTPAADEVEETRRQQTDLIAALMSGYFTGDDDLQAEAAAEFVVGACERLAIWCERHEEVTPEMATGYAMDVLWAGLRGRAR from the coding sequence ATGCGGCAGATGATCGACGTCGCCGAGCAGGTCTTTTCGGCGCGCGGCTACGCGGCGGCGTCCATGGACGAGATCGCCGAGCTGGTGGGCGTCTCGAAGCCGATGCTCTACGAGTACTTCAACTCGAAGGAAGGCCTGCTCCTGGCCTGCATCCAGGAGTCGCGCGCGGTCCTGCGGGAGGTCACCGAGCAGGCGATGGTGGGCGCGACCAGCGCCGAAGACGCCCTGCGGCGCGGCCTGCTGGCGTTCTTCGTGTTCATCCGGGAGCGGCGGCAGGCTTGGTCACTGCTGCGGCACGAGATGGCGCTGATCGGCACGCCGGCCGCCGACGAGGTCGAGGAGACCCGCCGGCAGCAGACCGACCTCATCGCCGCACTGATGAGCGGTTATTTCACCGGAGACGACGACCTGCAAGCCGAAGCGGCCGCGGAATTCGTCGTCGGAGCCTGCGAGCGGCTCGCTATCTGGTGCGAGCGCCACGAAGAAGTGACCCCCGAAATGGCCACCGGGTACGCGATGGACGTCCTTTGGGCTGGACTTCGGGGTCGTGCACGGTAA